A section of the Falco peregrinus isolate bFalPer1 chromosome 3, bFalPer1.pri, whole genome shotgun sequence genome encodes:
- the LOC101913551 gene encoding 45 kDa calcium-binding protein: MMSRQAFLCSLGSLYLSLLFVFLLMDVYARPANNSALKEKPADSKDENEILPPDHLNGVKMEMDGHLNKEFHQEVFLGKEMEEFEEDSEPRKNRKKLMVIFSKVDINNDKKIGAKEMQRWIMEKTDEHFQEAVEENKMHFRAVDPDGDGHVSWDEYRIKFLASKGFNEKEIAEKIKNNEELKIDEETQEVLDNLKDRWYQADNPPPDLLLNEEEFLSFLHPEHSRGMLKFMVKEIIRDLDQDGDKKLTLSEFISLPVGTVENQQAQDIDDDWVKDRRKEFEEVIDANHDGIVTMEELEEYMDPMNEYNALNEAKQMIAVADENQNHHLELEEILKYSEYFTGSKLMDYARNVHEEF; encoded by the exons atgatgtCAAGACAGGCCTTTCTCTGCAGTTTGGGATCTCTGTATTTGTCCcttctgtttgtatttcttctaATGGATGTTTATGCAAGGCCTGCAAATAATTCAGCCCTCAAAGAAAAGCCAGCTGACAGCAAAGATGAGAATGAGATCTTGCCCCCTGATCACTTGAATGGGGTCAAAATGGAGATGGATGGACATCTTAACAAAGAATTTCATCAAGAAGTTTTTCTAGGAAAAGAGATGGAGGAGTTTGAGGAAGATTCAGAACCcagaaaaaataggaagaagCTCATGGTCATCTTTTCAAA AGTGGATATAAATAACGATAAAAAGATAGGTGCGAAAGAGATGCAACGCTGGATCATGGAAAAGACAGATGAACATTTCCAGGAAGCTGTGGAAGAGAATAAAATGCACTTCCGAGCTGTGGACCCTGATGGTGATG GCCATGTGTCCTGGGATGAATATAGAATTAAATTTTTGGCAAGTAAGGgatttaatgaaaaagagattgcagagaagataaaaaacaACGAAGAGTTGAAAATAGATGAAGAAA CACAGGAAGTTTTAGATAACCTGAAGGATCGGTGGTACCAAGCTGACAACCCACCTCCTGATCTGTTGTTGAATGAAGAAGAAttcttgtcttttcttcatCCAGAGCATAGTAGAGGAATGCTGAAGTTCATGGTGAAAGAAATCATCCGAGATTTGG ATCAAGACGGAGATAAGAAACTTACCCTTTCAGAGTTCATTTCATTACCTGTTGGTACTGTAGAGAACCAGCAAGCTCAAGATATTGATGACGACTGGGTAaaagacagaaggaaggaaTTTGAGGAGGTCATTGATGCTAACCATGATGGTATTGTCACAATGGAAGAGCTGGAG GAATATATGGATCCTATGAATGAATACAATGCCCTAaatgaagcaaagcaaatgaTAGCAGTAGCAGATGAAAATCAAAACCATCACTTAGAGCTGGAGGAGATCCTGAAATATAGTGAATACTTCACGGGCAGCAAGCTTATGGACTACGCACGTAATGTCCATGAGGAGTTCTGA
- the B3GALT6 gene encoding beta-1,3-galactosyltransferase 6, protein MKLLRLLCRHKTALGLGGLSLFAVVLLYLAKCTSEGLRPLPAPRGLPHNQPAVLPPRGARGPQPPPAPPPSPEETAFVAVLITSGPKYSERRSIIRSTWLSAAGRPPHDDIWSRFVIGTGGLGAEELRSLELEQSRHRDLLLLPELRDSYENLTAKVLATYVWLDQHLDFQFALKADDDTFVRLDVLVEELRAKEPRRLYWGFFSGRGRVKSGGKWKESAWVLCDYYLPYALGGGYVISADLVHYLRLSRDYLNMWQSEDVSLGVWLAPIDVKRVHDPRFDTEYKSRGCNNKYIVTHKQSIEDMLEKHQTLAKEGKLCKEEVKLRLSYMYDWGVPPSQCCQRKDGIP, encoded by the coding sequence ATGAAGCTGTTGCGCCTGCTGTGCCGCCACAAGACGGCCCTGGGCCTGGGTGGCCTCTCGCTCTTTGCCGTGGTCCTGCTTTACCTCGCCAAGTGCACCTCCGAGGGCCTCCGgcctctgccagccccccgTGGGCTCCCGCACAACCAGCCTGCGGTCCTGCCGCCGCGGGGTGCCAGGGGGCCACAGCCAccaccggccccgccgccctcccctGAGGAGACCGCCTTCGTGGCCGTGCTCATCACGAGCGGCCCCAAGTACAGCGAGCGGCGCAGCATTATCCGCAGCACGTGGCTCTCAGCTGCCGGCCGCCCCCCTCACGATGACATCTGGAGCCGCTTTGTCATAGGCAcgggtgggctgggggctgaggagCTGCGTAgcctggagctggagcagagccgGCACAGAGaccttctcctcctgccagagctgcgGGATTCCTATGAGAACTTGACTGCTAAAGTCCTGGCCACCTACGTCTGGCTGGATCAACACCTGGACTTCCAGTTTGCCCTGAAGGCTGACGATGACACCTTTGTACGCTTGGATGTGCTTGTGGAAGAGCTGAGAGCCAAGGAGCCACGTCGCCTCTACTGGGGCTTCTTTTCTGGCCGTGGTCGAGTGAAATCTGGTGGCAAATGGAAAGAGAGCGCCTGGGTGCTCTGTGACTACTACCTACCGTATGCTCTGGGCGGTGGTTATGTGATTTCAGCAGATCTGGTGCACTATTTGCGTCTTAGCAGAGACTACCTGAACATGTGGCAGAGTGAAGACGTCTCCCTGGGGGTATGGCTGGCTCCCATTGATGTGAAGAGAGTGCACGACCCTCGTTTTGACACTGAGTATAAGTCACGAGGTTGCAACAATAAGTACATAGTAACTCATAAGCAAAGCATCGAGGACATGCTGGAAAAGCACCAGACCCTGGCTAAGGAAGGAAAGCTCTGTAAGGAGGAGGTTAAGCTCAGGCTTTCCTACATGTATGACTGGGGAGTGCCTCCTTCACAGTGTTGCCAAAGGAAGGATGGCATCCCGTGA